TAGAATTCCTTATACTTTGGATCGTCAGACTGGAAATATCGGTTGCCTACACCTTTTTGTTTGAGCAGATTCTTCCATAATTCAAATGCTTCGTCTAAGTTTCCAAGTTCAAATTCATACTTTGCCTTCATGTGTTCAACCTCAGAATCAAACAAGTGCAGCTCATCATTGTTTTCGATCATTCTGTCCAACCAAGATTTTGCTATCACCATATCTCTATTTCTGATCGCATGCTTGAAAAAGCTTTTCGCATAGTTGTATCCCTGATTCCATTTTGCTCCCGACTCTGGAAAAGAGTTCCAACCTTGTTCTGCAAGAACGAATCCCTCCTCGAACTTGTTTTCGCCTATCTTGGTTACAGCTTCCTTACCATAAGCAATAACCTCTGCATATCTTTCATCATCCAACAACATCCTACATTCCTCCTCAAATTTTTATTGTTATGTTATCTTTTCAGTCACATGATTGCATTCGTTTTTATCTCAGCAAATACTAAACTATCTTTTACACAGTTACAACAAATGATTTCAATATTCTTTATATTTTTCTATCTAAACGTTAAATTATCCATCCTATTCTCTTATGATTATAACATTTATTATTCATTATTCTTGTTCAGATACCAACTTGGGATTATTCGGTTCATATAGTGATACCATTCTAAAATTTTCTTAGCTTGATTTTGCATTACTGCTACTTCCTCTTCTCCATAAGGAACAGCCCATGGAAGGGTTCCAACTAGGTTGCTTAGAATGTAAATTGCAAGAAGTTTCTAAAATAAATTCGGAACCTCATCATCAAAATATCCATCTATCATACCAGATGCAAAAGAGGAAGATACTTGAGGTCTATCTTTTAAAAATTTACGAACTCCAAGAGAAGCAACTTTTTCCATAAAATCAAATTCAATTTTCTTAGAATCTAGCTTCTCTTTATCAGAAACACGCATAGCATAAACTTCCTCCCTGTGAACTATTGGTTTATACTGACATTCCTACTTGCCATACTCTTTTACTTTATCAGCATATTTAGTCAAAAGATTCTTTGAATAAATTTTTGCATTACTTGAATTTCTAACTTCTTTCCAAAGAATAGAAGCTACTTTTAGTTTATTCGAGTAGTTGCCACTATTTTCGTCTGCACAGAAATCCTTTAAAAATTGGTTCCATTGACAAACCGAATGATCATACTTGGCATAATCTGAATTTCCATAATAAACTTTTAGCATATCTTGGATTGTAAAACTCAAATCATTTTCTCTTTTTACTTTTCTCCAAGCTGTAGCCATATCAGCAGTAAATTTAAAGGGCGAAACATCTGTTAAAGTTGAGAAATATTCTCTAAAGTCTGCATTAAAGGAGAATCCACATTCAAGTAAGGGCGTATCTAAGGCAACGACTTCTACTCGTTTCTTATTTCTTTTTACTGATGATTTTTTAATCAAATTACCCTTAAAGTACTGCTCAATAATATGATTGAGTTCTTGTTTTGTACCTCTATATTCAAGCCCTAATGACTTGCATATCTGTGAAAGTTCATCCCGATACCAATAGAATTTATTAAATTCATCAAAGGATGTGACTTTATCAAACTCAGGTCTGCTCTCTATCAATATAACACCTCCTTAAAAACAGTTTAGGTTGTCATCTCAAAATAATGGAGTTTTAGTTTCTTTATTTTGAGGATTAGCAATGTTTCACTAACAAACTCACACACTCAGCGGTCCGAACTTACCGTATCATTCGTGAAAAAACAATCTTCACAAAATAAAGGAAAATCCTTCGTTTTGATATTGTTCCATTCGTAAACTGAACCTACAATATCTCCAATAATTGCTCCTAGCATGGTATTCCTCCTTATGGCATATCAGATTCGTTACACATTTCTAATGAATCACTCTTTAAAAATGGCACCACCAAATCAATCCACTCATAAGGCAGGTAAGCTGATAAATAGCCGTGATTATAGCCCTTTGCTTCATACAGAATAGTATTGGGATGTAGCTGCTGAAATAATTTCGCCGATGCTTTCACACAATTCAATTCACTTTCACCATAGATATACAGAACCTGCGCCTTGCTAGCAGAAATCGTGTCCTTCAGCTTGTAACGCCCCATATATGTTTTGTAAATGGTCACCAATGTTTTGATAGGTGTCCTTGGCAAATCCTTCAAATAATAAGTTTTTATCTCCACTGGATAAGCCAGTTTAGGATAGATTTTGTCCATCATGCTTAATTGAAGTTTACAAGAGAATTTACTGAACATCAATTTACCAAATAGAGATACTAGAAAGATACTGATTTTAGCTAAGCCTGGTTGAGGAATACAGAGGCTTCCATCTATGATGGCCTTCTCAACAATTTCACTGTCTAAAGACAAAAGCTCCATGGCAATTTGACCACCAAGTGAAACACCACCGATTGCAAACAATTTCCCACCACAGTTTGCTTTGATATAATCTAGAATCTCCAAAGCAGAATCTTCAGTAGAAACATAATCAAGTTGATATTCCTCGCCGTGGCCATTCAAAGTGGGTAGAATAATACGGTATTCTTCTGACAAGATTCGTGCTTGACGAAGATAATTCCACCAAGAACTGCCACCACCATGTATCAGTAAAATAGGAGGCAAATTCTTATCACCAAATTCATGGAATTTCATGTTTAAACTCCTTACTGTAGGACTTTCACCAGCTACAACCTTGTTAATCTGTTTGAACAAGTAGTGATGTCTCATCAAATAGAAAAGTCTCTAACATTGATTATCTAGAATGACCACACGTTACTTTCAATAATGGATATCCTGATCTAAATTTTAAAATGTTGTTTCCTTACTAATTCTATTACTCGCCAATATAGTATAAATCAAATAACCAATAAAAATGATAATAAAAATAAGATTAATTTTTAACACAAAATAGAGATTTAACAAATTTGCGAATGCATGAAATAATACACAGTATCCCACAGATTTCGTTTGACGGTAAAGAAGCCCTAAAACAAAACTTAAAAATAATGTATATATAAAAAATAAAATAAAAGGAAATCCTTGATGACTTTCTCCAACTATAAACCATAAAGGCAGATGCCATATTCCCCAAATTGATCCTACAATCAAATTAGATTGCCAATAAGTATATTTTTTATCAAGTAAAGGTTGTAATATTGCTCTCCATCCTAATTCTTCATGTCCGCCACCAAAAAAAATTAATTGAATAAAGAATAGTGGCATCAGATAAATTGATACTTCATTTAATTCTAAGGAAGATACAGAAAATAGTATCAAAATTGCTAACAAATGAATAATGAAATAAATACTACTACTTTTTCTTTTAGTAAATACAAAATGTTTAAATTTTATATTATTCCTTTTCAAATAAAAGCCACTTGCAATAGCTGGACCAAGTGCACCTACTATATGTAACATTCTCCCTATAAATGTTTCTAATCCCAAAATATAAGATTGAGTAAAGATGGCAAGAAGCCCCCAAGCTATATAAGTAATTCCAAATGTAAAACAAAGATAATTTTTTAAATTCCTTTTATCAATTTCTGTCATTTTTTCTTCCTAATCTTGATTATTTTATGAATAATATTTTTACTGCTTCTTAGTTGCTATCGATTATAACTACCTATATTCTATCATAAAAACACAAAAAAGCCTTACAATCAAGGCTTTTCACTATTCATTTCGTCAATACTTTAGTTTCGTAGATTCAGATTCGCATGATTAAAACTAGTCAATTTTCTCAATAATGTTTCCAAGTTTATCCAATACAAGACAGGAATGAACATTTAGTGGAATTATGGGAACACTAACGAGTTCTTCTGCTCTATCCTTATTAGCTTTATCATTCCAGGAATCATAATGGACACTAATTAAAAACTGACTAAAGAGTCCTAATCCATTTTTTATCTTTATCTGATGATCTGAATTATCATTAGGTGAGACATAGACTTTTTCTCCTAATAATAGGGTTCCTGCAGAAAACCCTATAACTTTTTCCCCTTTATTAAGCATATGATCGATATAATTTTTGAACTCCTGATTGACATAAGTAGCTATATATTTTTCCGTATTTCCTCCACCAATGATGATTAGATCAGCATCTAAATAGCTATCAAAATCAATCTGCTCAGTGCCCAAAAGTAAGT
Above is a window of Streptococcus oralis subsp. dentisani DNA encoding:
- a CDS encoding SAP domain-containing protein; its protein translation is MIESRPEFDKVTSFDEFNKFYWYRDELSQICKSLGLEYRGTKQELNHIIEQYFKGNLIKKSSVKRNKKRVEVVALDTPLLECGFSFNADFREYFSTLTDVSPFKFTADMATAWRKVKRENDLSFTIQDMLKVYYGNSDYAKYDHSVCQWNQFLKDFCADENSGNYSNKLKVASILWKEVRNSSNAKIYSKNLLTKYADKVKEYGK
- a CDS encoding alpha/beta fold hydrolase, with product MKFHEFGDKNLPPILLIHGGGSSWWNYLRQARILSEEYRIILPTLNGHGEEYQLDYVSTEDSALEILDYIKANCGGKLFAIGGVSLGGQIAMELLSLDSEIVEKAIIDGSLCIPQPGLAKISIFLVSLFGKLMFSKFSCKLQLSMMDKIYPKLAYPVEIKTYYLKDLPRTPIKTLVTIYKTYMGRYKLKDTISASKAQVLYIYGESELNCVKASAKLFQQLHPNTILYEAKGYNHGYLSAYLPYEWIDLVVPFLKSDSLEMCNESDMP
- a CDS encoding CPBP family intramembrane glutamic endopeptidase; this encodes MTEIDKRNLKNYLCFTFGITYIAWGLLAIFTQSYILGLETFIGRMLHIVGALGPAIASGFYLKRNNIKFKHFVFTKRKSSSIYFIIHLLAILILFSVSSLELNEVSIYLMPLFFIQLIFFGGGHEELGWRAILQPLLDKKYTYWQSNLIVGSIWGIWHLPLWFIVGESHQGFPFILFFIYTLFLSFVLGLLYRQTKSVGYCVLFHAFANLLNLYFVLKINLIFIIIFIGYLIYTILASNRISKETTF
- a CDS encoding Type 1 glutamine amidotransferase-like domain-containing protein; the protein is MKEQIFLMGGNPPITKYSIVDKIVLSSKIERIVIFTVFRYNWQLYMKKYTEVFQSQFPNLNTDYLLLGTEQIDFDSYLDADLIIIGGGNTEKYIATYVNQEFKNYIDHMLNKGEKVIGFSAGTLLLGEKVYVSPNDNSDHQIKIKNGLGLFSQFLISVHYDSWNDKANKDRAEELVSVPIIPLNVHSCLVLDKLGNIIEKID